The DNA sequence GCTCTTCTAGGTCACATGTTTTACTCTTTGCGTAGGATCTagaaatttcttcaattttttctctgATTCGTTTTAACTGAAGCAAATGCCGTCGATCAGGCTGAAAGACGCGCCGCGGCCGGTTTACTCGGAGAAGAAATCTCCGAAAAAGGCGCACACCTCCTCGAAGAAGGTGGAAATCCACATTCCAGCCGGTGAGAAGCCTGAGATTTACTCGGAGGAGCACGAGAAGCTGTTAGGTGAGTCCGCGACTGCTTGGACTCTCTTCGTTGATGGATTCGACGATGACGGTCAGCGTATTTACGATTCTCATGAGGGAAAGTCGTGTCATCAATGCAGGTATCCCTAATTTCATCTTCAACACTCattgtttattcatttgatgTAACAACATTGTGATTGTTGATGACCACATTTCCATCGTTAACTTGTCCACAATGTGGTTGCAGGCAAAAGACTCTCGGACTGCGTACCTCGTGCAGCAAGTGCAGCGCCGTCTCGGGCCAGTTTTGTGGAGATTGCTTGCACATGAGGTCTCTTTTACCTTCATCTTAaacttatttgttttttggATTCTAAACTAGAATTAGAATTGGTTGCTTGATGGTCCATTAGAGTTTTGTTTATCATGTTTGATGAATGAATGATATAATCACTCAAGTGAACTCATTGTTTTGCTCCTTTGCTAGATTTTTAGACAAAGCATACTTGTTCTTGTTGCTTATTTGATCATGTGGTatgtgtaaaaaaaaaaaattcaggtATGGGGAGAATGTGAGAGAAGTTAATTTGAACCCGGACTGGGTTTGCCCTGTATGTCGTGGAATATGCAATTGCAGTCGCTGCCGAAGAGATAAAGGATGGAACCCTACTGGAGCAATCTACAGGAAGGTACATCTCATGAGGCCTAAGTTCATCTGTTGGAATGTGGAACTGAAGTTGGCTTTATCAATGATCAAACATTATTTCATAACATAGTGATGCATAGATTGGAACTGTTAAGCATATGTCATTTTGAACTTACAGGCAACGAAGCTTGGTTTCAAATCTGTTGCGCATTACCTCATTCAGACACGTCGTGAGGGAGCCATTGAATCACTTACCGATGGTGATGAAAAGGAAGGATCGTCTGATGCACTTCCACTGTCAGTAATTGAGGAGCATGGTATAGCAGAAGTCATGGAACAGGATAGTGACCTTGAATTTGAAGGAGACGAGCATGATGAAGAGCAAGACGACAACTAATTTGGTAAGAATGAAATGAGAAGATAGAATGGGCTGGCTTCTGAGCTACTCTTGTAAGTTGAGTTAGAGCTATAAACAGCCCTTTTTGTGACAAGTATGCATGGCAGCATACTTGTGGTTTTTGTATAAGCAAACTAATTAGATGCATGGCAATTAATTAGGCTTGATTACTTAACTCTCCTACAATGACATTGCTGAGTTAGAGCTATAAACATCCCTTTTTGTGACAAGTATGCATGGCAGATTATGCTACTATATGATtgtgatgttcttgaaattcCTCTAGCAGATCAACCTTTTAACTAGACTTGTCAAATACACCAACAGTCTAAGTGTCTAACCCAAGCCCTGTATAGGCTGGCCTAGGACTGGCTTGGTAGAATAGAATAAGTAAGCGGGCTTGGGCCACTCAATTGAAATGAGCTTTAATTGGGCCTTTTTAAAACTCACTTGGCCCAGATCAAAGTGTAACGATTGAGTGAGATACCCATTAAACTTTGATTTTCATCCTACTATTACTTTTCATTGTGTTCGTtgcttttttcttcttgtttatGAAGATGATCATCAATAAGAGTTGTGTTTATTGCTCATTACTCAAATCGTGCTCAGTGTTTTCTGCTTACTGCGCATGCTAATCTAAAATTGTACTTATTGTTCAAGTTCTTATTCCAAAACATTGTAATTGGTGCCAATGTTCACCTAAGTTCATTTAAATGCTCAAAATATGTatggaaaaatcatgaaaaaatatgcgTTCTACTACTTGGTTTAGCCTGACCAACCGACCAACTTACCAATGGCCAATGGGGTCTGAGTTCAGcccatatataaaaaaaggcCAATGCAGCATGATCCAAATATAGTTGTGGGCCTCAACCTGATTGGGCTTGTGCCTGGACTGAGCCAACCTGACCCTAGAGTAAATTTTTTGACACGAAAATTTGACACGAATGTACATGAAATTAATAGGTTTGGGTAAAGTTTTATTAGGAATGCAATAATTTTGAGCTGGGCTCGGGTGACCCATTACaaagtaataatattttattttgaattattttattaaaaaatattagtccCTCTCTTCAACCATAGTTGagtctttttctattttgaaaagttttttcatagttgagtcaatTCATTAGGGCaataattaacttatttttccTTCACAACtatattctctctctactttattcatttttctattttattctctctactatTTCTCTCCCTCGATTCAATACAATGAACATCTTTTTCATCTTCGTGTTGGAAAATAACGCCTCAACTAgcggaacggaaggagtactatataaggTTTATTCTTTACATATAATTGTGTAgtgtcatatttcatttactcACACTACCACTGCCACTAGAGGTCGTGCTTGCTAATTCGAAGTGCAAGAAAAACACGTGTTATTAGCATTGCATTGATCACGCAATCAAGCGagaaaaaagggaagaaaagTCGATACTTAATTGACCAAACGTCAAACATGGGACCATGTGAGAGTAAGACACAAGAAATATGGAATTAGTGGTCAATTTGTGGGAACAAAAGTTTTAATGGAGATGTAGATGGAAGGAGGAGGACCTATTAATATGCCTTATGCCATAATAAAGAGGGAATGTGTTATTATGTAGGTTACATCTCAATTGTCTTGATTTAACCAGTCACTTCCCTACTTcccttctttcatttttgccAGATCCAGGACACTAAAACGGAATGTgcgaaataaaatttatcgaAAGCTAACGGAGGGAGATGAGCGACGTTAGAAGCTGTCGGAGGGGGCGACAATGAAAAAATCACGTCCGGATATATGGTAGTAGGTGAATGTCTATATACTATAGTCATTTCctccataaatgaaaattaaaaaagaaaagaaaagaaaggaggTTAAGGTTAGCATGAGTAACACGTAGGTCCATGGAATGCGGAGAAGATAGCCACCTCCTCATTAACACTTTTGCCaaaactcatttattataatccCAACTAATTCCTAACATATATACccataataataaatacagAATTTTCCcctcattaaa is a window from the Salvia hispanica cultivar TCC Black 2014 chromosome 1, UniMelb_Shisp_WGS_1.0, whole genome shotgun sequence genome containing:
- the LOC125202814 gene encoding cell division cycle-associated 7-like protein — its product is MVSTRRKDSEKGEGGAVEEGGGGQYEASRAQRIKENMERMKTLGIADLSKNLKPLSAPPSLRKIKPQIKPSNDPPRRSSRLKDAPRPVYSEKKSPKKAHTSSKKVEIHIPAGEKPEIYSEEHEKLLGESATAWTLFVDGFDDDGQRIYDSHEGKSCHQCRQKTLGLRTSCSKCSAVSGQFCGDCLHMRYGENVREVNLNPDWVCPVCRGICNCSRCRRDKGWNPTGAIYRKATKLGFKSVAHYLIQTRREGAIESLTDGDEKEGSSDALPLSVIEEHGIAEVMEQDSDLEFEGDEHDEEQDDN